One Penaeus chinensis breed Huanghai No. 1 chromosome 12, ASM1920278v2, whole genome shotgun sequence DNA segment encodes these proteins:
- the LOC125030888 gene encoding tektin-2-like isoform X2, with the protein MKVEKPVARHLPEDWHRNNAALRQASHDTRTTSHNLRNESTHFRNQTTNKTWWDNADNTIRLQDRIYEVQRVTDDLDRSLRQTLAEIAKLEAAKETAEAELEARVSPLNTAMECLTLRERRREGDLVKDDIELELHKEVRTLEKSRAELEKVVLDSVSQLRVLHEAKQNLQDDLKDKRAALAVDREQEALTEYSPEISFKPDPLRVPPGTILPADWLEHPLKNMAAAENAIKESQSLRDRMCVTIQISALEEQLRASSLPLKVAQTRLEGRTARVRYDLVRDAPQDGLVAEVQHLTQTRTLLREKLAKALDALHTLQRHLRTVDVDLGRKNLSVSLEQKVTGTRVVLKAPQPKESLTQANLTLTGSLRKHPTQIL; encoded by the exons ATGAAGGTGGAGAAGCCTGTGGCACGGCACTTGCCCGAAGACTGGCATCGTAACAACGCCGCTCTTCGCCAGGCCAGCCACGACACGCGGACGACCTCCCACAATCTGCGAAATGAGAGTACACATTTTCGTAATCAG ACCACCAATAAAACGTGGTGGGATAATGCGGATAACACCATACGCCTTCAAGACCGAATCTATGAAGTCCAGAGGGTCACTGACGACCTGGATCGTTCGCTGAGACAA aCCCTGGCCGAGATCGCGAAGCTGGAGGCCGCCAAGGAGACAGCGGAGGCCGAGCTGGAGGCAAGGGTGTCGCCCCTCAACACGGCCATGGAGTGCCTCACCCTCAGAGAGCGGCGCAGGGAGGGCGACCTCGTAAAGGATGATATCGAG CTGGAGCTTCATAAGGAGGTGCGGACGCTTGAGAAATCGCGAGCCGAGTTGGAGAAGGTCGTACTCGACTCGGTGTCGCAGCTGAGGGTACTCCACGAAGCCAAGCAGAACCTCCAGGACGACCTCAAGGACAAG AGGGCAGCCCTGGCAGTGGACAGAGAACAGGAGGCGCTGACTGAGTACTCGCCCGAGATCTCCTTCAAACCCGACCCGCTTCGAGTCCCGCCAG GAACTATTCTGCCTGCCGACTGGCTCGAACACCCATTGAAGAACATGGCTGCCGCTGAGAACGCAATCAAGGAATCGCAAAGCTTGAGGGACCGCATGTGTGTCACCATACAA ATTTCGGCCTTGGAAGAGCAGCTTCGTGCTTCCTCGCTACCCTTGAAGGTGGCACAGACGAGGCTGGAGGGAAGGACAGCTCGAGTGCGGTACGACTTGGTGAGGGACGCTCCCCAGGACGGCCTGGTGGCGGAAGTCCAGCATCTAACACAAACTCGGACGCTCCTGAGGGAAAAACTGGCCAAAGCACT GGATGCCCTTCATACCTTGCAACGACACCTCCGAACAGTGGACGTGGACCTTGGAAGGAAAAACTTGTCAGTGAGCCTCGAGCAGAAGGTGACCGGTACAAGGGTCGTCCTCAAAGCACCTCAGCCCAAGGAGTCACTAACTCAGGCCAACCTCACTCTTACTGGTTCCCTTAGGAAACACCCTACGCAAATCCTGTAA
- the LOC125030889 gene encoding 10 kDa heat shock protein, mitochondrial-like, with protein sequence MAGALKRFVPLFDRVLVQKAEALTRTAKGILIPEKSVAKVLTGKVVAVGDGARTEAGTTIPPCVTVGDEVMLPEFGGQKVTLEEKDYYLFRESDLLAKMKNE encoded by the exons ATG GCTGGTGCCTTGAAGAGGTTTGTTCCCCTGTTCGACCGTGTGTTGGTCCAGAAGGCTGAGGCTTTGACCCGTACTGCAAAGGGAATCTTGATCCCTGAGAAGTCTGTAGCCAAAGTCCTCACAGGGAAGGTGGTTGCTGTAGGAGATGGAGCCAGAACTGAA GCTGGCACCACAATCCCCCCATGTGTTACTGTTGGCGATGAAGTGATGCTTCCTGAGTTTGGTGGCCAGAAGGTTACCCTGGAGGAGAAGGACTATTACCTCTTCAGAGAATCTGATCTTTTGGCCAAGATGAAGAACGAGTAA
- the LOC125030888 gene encoding tektin-2-like isoform X1 → MKVEKPVARHLPEDWHRNNAALRQASHDTRTTSHNLRNESTHFRNQTTNKTWWDNADNTIRLQDRIYEVQRVTDDLDRSLRQTLAEIAKLEAAKETAEAELEARVSPLNTAMECLTLRERRREGDLVKDDIELELHKEVRTLEKSRAELEKVVLDSVSQLRVLHEAKQNLQDDLKDKRAALAVDREQEALTEYSPEISFKPDPLRVPPGTILPADWLEHPLKNMAAAENAIKESQSLRDRMCVTIQTARRNDETQQTASDYALRRRLHQESRARDELQWQKDRLLEEIRAQEEEISALEEQLRASSLPLKVAQTRLEGRTARVRYDLVRDAPQDGLVAEVQHLTQTRTLLREKLAKALDALHTLQRHLRTVDVDLGRKNLSVSLEQKVTGTRVVLKAPQPKESLTQANLTLTGSLRKHPTQIL, encoded by the exons ATGAAGGTGGAGAAGCCTGTGGCACGGCACTTGCCCGAAGACTGGCATCGTAACAACGCCGCTCTTCGCCAGGCCAGCCACGACACGCGGACGACCTCCCACAATCTGCGAAATGAGAGTACACATTTTCGTAATCAG ACCACCAATAAAACGTGGTGGGATAATGCGGATAACACCATACGCCTTCAAGACCGAATCTATGAAGTCCAGAGGGTCACTGACGACCTGGATCGTTCGCTGAGACAA aCCCTGGCCGAGATCGCGAAGCTGGAGGCCGCCAAGGAGACAGCGGAGGCCGAGCTGGAGGCAAGGGTGTCGCCCCTCAACACGGCCATGGAGTGCCTCACCCTCAGAGAGCGGCGCAGGGAGGGCGACCTCGTAAAGGATGATATCGAG CTGGAGCTTCATAAGGAGGTGCGGACGCTTGAGAAATCGCGAGCCGAGTTGGAGAAGGTCGTACTCGACTCGGTGTCGCAGCTGAGGGTACTCCACGAAGCCAAGCAGAACCTCCAGGACGACCTCAAGGACAAG AGGGCAGCCCTGGCAGTGGACAGAGAACAGGAGGCGCTGACTGAGTACTCGCCCGAGATCTCCTTCAAACCCGACCCGCTTCGAGTCCCGCCAG GAACTATTCTGCCTGCCGACTGGCTCGAACACCCATTGAAGAACATGGCTGCCGCTGAGAACGCAATCAAGGAATCGCAAAGCTTGAGGGACCGCATGTGTGTCACCATACAA acggcgCGACGGAACGATGAGACGCAACAGACGGCTTCGGATTATGCCCTTCGACGCAGGCTTCACCAGGAGAGTCGAGCAAGGGATGAGCTGCAGTGGCAAAAGGATCGACTCCTGGAGGAAATTCGGgctcaggaggaggag ATTTCGGCCTTGGAAGAGCAGCTTCGTGCTTCCTCGCTACCCTTGAAGGTGGCACAGACGAGGCTGGAGGGAAGGACAGCTCGAGTGCGGTACGACTTGGTGAGGGACGCTCCCCAGGACGGCCTGGTGGCGGAAGTCCAGCATCTAACACAAACTCGGACGCTCCTGAGGGAAAAACTGGCCAAAGCACT GGATGCCCTTCATACCTTGCAACGACACCTCCGAACAGTGGACGTGGACCTTGGAAGGAAAAACTTGTCAGTGAGCCTCGAGCAGAAGGTGACCGGTACAAGGGTCGTCCTCAAAGCACCTCAGCCCAAGGAGTCACTAACTCAGGCCAACCTCACTCTTACTGGTTCCCTTAGGAAACACCCTACGCAAATCCTGTAA